DNA from Ovis canadensis isolate MfBH-ARS-UI-01 breed Bighorn chromosome 4, ARS-UI_OviCan_v2, whole genome shotgun sequence:
GTGAAGAGTTGTCATAATTCAGCTACTACACACTTTTGAAAATAATGTCGGATGACTAACTGGAAAGCCCAGCCACCTATTTGTTCCCATCCCCACGAAGGGCACATCCGGAGACCCTGCCGTCACCACAGACACAGGAAGAACTGCCCTGCTGGACTCTAGTCCCCAAAGAGATATTCCTGAGAGATCGTGTTTGCAAAACTTAAGGTTTCTGCTTGTTTTCCTTCCTCATGTTTTACATCTTTGGCACAGGGTCCCTGCTTATTTTTAATCCTAAAATAAAAGTGAGCCCCTCTCCAGTTGGCATAAATTCAGGATGCAGTGCCATACTGGGGCCACGTGGTCAGCACTGCAAAAGGTGTGAAAGGGAAGAAGCTGGGCTTGAGGTCCTCTGAGCTGCTGAATAAGCTCGACTTCAGTCAGACTTTCTCTGGAACCTTCAGTCACAGAAGGCAGAAATGCCATTCCTCATCACTGAAACCACAGCGGCGCAGCAGTAGGGGTCCCCTCTTCATTGAGCTAAAGGGTTAAGCACGCAGCAGGCTTTCAGGGTATGTAGCGGGGAGGAGATGGTATTGTGTCTGGATTCTCTTCACTATGCTCTCCCTCTTGATGAATAGTTTACCTGGAAGTAGAATTCTAGATAATTATTTTCTCTCCAAATGTCAGTGTTCTATAACTGCATTGTCTTCTGGCACTTCCTATGGCTGGTGAGTCTGTTCATAAATACTTGTCATTCCTCCACAGCTAAGTTACCCTCTGGgaagttttaaagatttttttttcttaacttttattaATGTTCTGTCATTTTTACTGATGTGTTTAGGTGTGGTCTCTTAAAAAGGCATCCTACTTGATACTGTGTGCTGTTTTAAATCTGAGTCCACAATTCTTCCCACCCTTTAAAATTCTTAGCCCTGCTTTTTTGAAAGAACTTATTGTGGCAAGTCAGGTAACATAAAACGTACTatattaaccatatttaactgtacatttcagtggcactaagtacaatCACGTGTGGCTGTGCACCTCTCACCGCCGTTcatcaccttcctaaactgaaactctgtccccattaaactctaagtccccatccccaccccaccatctaccagtgtactttctgactctatggatTTGACTGTTCTAGGTACCTGGTCTATGtagaatcacacagtatttgtctgcacGAAATATGtactggaatgcatttttaaggttaatgTAGGTCCTACAGATTGTATCTCCCCCCACCAAGCTGAACAGTAGGCTCTCAGCAGCCGTCTACTTCACACACAGTAGTGCTCGTGTCATACACACCCACCGTGGCGTCCGTGGTTTTCTCTGCGTCATCTGTCTCGTTTCTTAGCCCTTCTTTCTTCAAGCAGTGCCTTATCTTCGCCTGCCTGGACTGTcaatctgtgtgtctctgtgtgttctgGTTGGTTGTCGTTTCTGGCTGATCGTCATTGTATCTTTGTCTCCTATTCTCTCGTCTACTGTTTCTCCCCTGAATTAAAAAAGTCACTCTCCAAAGTCAACTTTTAGTCTCACATTGCATATTTTGAAGGGAGGGAAAGGTTACTTGACCTAGTTTTCTAAAGTTTAAACATACATATTAAGTCTTGGTTTTTaagatttctcttatttttgattTTTGGGTTCCCTTCCTTCTGGTTGATTTGTGGGTGGTTTTTCATGCTATATAATGTTATCTTTAGACTCAAGCTACAGTTTggctgattataaaagtaatttaaCCCATTTGTTGTCAGAGGACTGCACAGGTGTGATTCTAGTCTATGATCTGAATAGCTGCCTGAAGCTCACGTTTTCCCTTTATAAAAAGACTTCATGTTTTTCCTGGCTTTGCAGGGGATTCTCTATCTCCACAGTCTGAATCTTAGTATTATGTGTCACATTTTCTTACAAAATATGTCCCTGATTATGATAATTCAAATTTGTAACTTAGGAAAACTCAAATTTTCTAGAATTGTATTAGCAAATGTTTCAGCATTCATCTTATTTCCACTCCAACTCTAactcatttctatttcattttgctttccttATTATTCTGCCTTATGCTGTTtaactttttgctttcatttttataactgtcTTTTTGAGATTGTTTCCAACTTAACTTCCTCACTTTTTCTTACCGTACCAGTTTTAACTCATATTCTCGTTACACATGCACTTCATGAGAACGACTGGTTGCTGCAGTGTTTATCCTCTTTcacatctcaattttttttttctatctttgctTTTCCTGTTCCTTGCCTTTCTTCTTTGTAGGATCTATCTACAAGTATGTTTTCCCTAaaccagctatttgtaagaattTAATATGGGGCAGGACCAGAGCCAAGTTCTAAGCTGGTAGGAATTTTCTGTGTGAGCCAAGTGTGAGCATTTAACCTTTCTTCCGGGTGGTGGTCTGTGGGCATGAGGTCCTCACGCAGCCTGCTGCCTTTGCAACCGTGGACACGGCCACGCTGGCTGGGAGAGGCCTCAGCCTAGAGAGCTGCCCCACAGGCATTTATGCGGGGCCTTCTGCTCTGTGCTCCATCTCCCCCGTGTTCAGCAGCCCTTTAAAAGCTACCTATGAAAGCTTCTCCTAATTTTATGGAAGTTCATTTCTCCTTAGCCTCTGTGAGCTGGCTTCCTCACAGGTACGTTTTAGATGCTTGCTACATCGGGTAACTGTTGTGCTGATGGAGTAAAAGGACATGTAAACACAGCAGCTTCTCAAACTACAGGCTCACAATGGGTGGAAGGGGGTTGGTCCCCTTGATAACTTTTCCTTCCCCACTTTCAGGTTATTGCAGCTTGTGTGGAGGCCGCTATCCCATGTTCCACTGCCCTTGCCGTTCCTGGGAACTGATTGTACTACAGTCATCAGAGCCTTCCCCTGCCCATCGTTAGACACACAGGGATGCTTCCCTGTGCACCCCGTCAGCCCAGATCATATACAGCCACCCATGTAGTTACCACATCACTGGGGGTCACTTAGAGGGTCACTTAGAGGATCGAAGTGAAACAGTGGTTGAATAAATGGAGTTTCCCACATTTCCCAGTGTTTCTAACACTTGAGGGGACAGACGATCCTGTTACCTGGTCATCAGGGGAACAGCGTCACAGGTTACCAGCTGTGGACCgctctaccaccaccaccaccccagcgCTCCCTCATCCCCAGAATCTAACCTTACTGGAAAGCTTTAGTACTGAAAGCACGTTTGCTTCTTCCTACCTTCTATTCCCCAGGTTTAACGACCTCCTCCTGCGATGCCGGGAACTGGACACCTGGACACAAGATCTCGCCCTTCCAGCTGTGGTGTGGCTTTCTGGCTTCTTCAACCCTCAGGCCTTCTTAACAGGTAAGAGCTAGAGTAGGGCAGCCCCTGATCCTGATGGAGCTGCGCCCCGAGCAGAACCCCAGCCTCCTGTCCCTGGAGCTGCTCTCCTGCCCTGGTGACCCGTCCTCACGCAGTGGACGCCAGGCAGGACAGGAACAGCCAGGTGGGTGGAGTGTGGGTCACCCAGGACACGTTCTCCATCGGGGCCCACAGTCTCATGCAGCTGTGCTCAGCTACGGTAGTTAGTGCAAAAGCAAACCAACCAGCCAGCAGCACTCGGGCATGCCTATTCCACTCAAGCGCCACCCACGAAACTGGCCTTcgtccccccccaccccgctctAGTGCAGTCCGGCAGATAACACCCCGAACACCCCATGGGACCACAGCTCGCTCTGGGTGGACGCTCGGCTCACTGGGGCTCCAGGGAGTCTTATGTGTATGACTTCCTCCTGCTCACACCTGTCCCTCCTCCTCCAACAGCGATCATGCAGACCACGGCTCGAAAGAACGAGTGGCCGCTGGATAAAATGTGCCTGACTGTTGACATTACCAAAAAAACAAAGGACGACTACGGGCATCCCCCCAGGGAAGGCGCTTACCTCCACGGGCTCCTCATGGAAGGTAAGATGCCCCCAGGAACACATGCAGGGTTATCACACTTAGAACCTTTCTCACTTGGGTGCAAGTTGGTATTTGTCCTTTCCTTActaagcctggcaggctacagcctgggGGAGTTGCAGtgggcacagctgagcaactaccACACCACACGACTCCGTTTCTCACTCACACTAGTGCTTATTTACCTCACTTCTGGCTTTCAGATAATTTAAATGGTAGGATGTGTGTCCAGTGGGAGCCAAATCTGAAGGTAAGGATTGCAATTGCTTATAGGCTTATACTAAATCTACTCCTTATGAATCTGGGGGATGGGGTAGAAGATGGAACATTTGCCACTCACCCATGCATTCATCTTATCTTGTAAACATTTCCTCTTCTCCTGAAAGGCTCTTGGAGAAAGTATTTCCAAGTCTCTGCCAAGGCGCTCCTTGTCACTTTACAGACATTTAAACAGGTGACCCGAACTGAACTAAGAGAAGGACCTCTTACACTGTCACAAGCATGCAGattcaccattttttaaaaggaaggacaAACTTGCTTGCTTTATTGGGTCTGGATTCTCGCAGAACCTGTTTTCACGTAAAGTTTTACATACCTTTTGAATTCAAATGATTTAGTTTTTCATTCACAGGAAAGTTCGGGGGTAGCGCAGGAGCATGAGCCTATGCTTTTGAGGAGGGAATGGTTGCCCACTCCCagatccttgcctggaggatcccatggaccgaggagccgagtgggctacagtccatgggtcgcaaagagtcggacacgacagccaATCTGTGCTTACAGAGTGTCTGTGTGGCTCCCAGTCAGCAGGTGatgaccctccctcccatcttggCAAGGGAGCCACTGACACGCAGCAAAGTAGCAAAAGCAGAACATTTATTGCCTACAACAGGTAGAGAAGCGGTACCAACAGGAGCGTGCTTGTAACCCGTGTCTCTCCCGCAGGAGCCCGATGGGACAGCCAGTCAGGAACCATCGTGGAAGCCCGCCTCAAGGAGTTACGGTCCACGATGCCAGTCATCTTTGCGAAAGCCATACCAGTGGACAGACAGGAAACCAAACACACGTACGCGTGTCCTGTGTACAAAACCAAAAGAAGAGGCCCCCACTACGTCTGGACCTTCAGGCTAAAGAGCAAAGAAAAGGCGGCCAAGTGGGTCCTGGCGGGTGTGGCTCTGCTGCTGGAGGCCTGACTGGAACACAGTGAGCACCTGTCAGTCATTGCTCCCGGGTGTGGTGATTTATCCTGCTGGGAGGCATAACATATTCTGGCTTATGTGActtttgagaaaattaaatgtgcattaattttttaaacaccaTCCTTGTGGAGAAGGGggacaaaaagaagcaaatgtagaAAAACATGGGAAACCTATTGAAAGTATGTCCATTCCCCCAGTACCCCTCTACTCCCCCACCCTGCAACACAAAATTAGTGCAGCTCACGTTTGCATCAAAATTCTGCTGTAACTAACTCAAAAAGCAATATGGCTGGAAGTCTCCTGGTCCCTACATGGGAGTGTAGTTTTTATAGATATTAAACAAAAATCTCTaaattaaatttgcttttatatattcttttaaaatacagaagcCATGGGCCCCAGGCAGCCGCCCTCCAAGGCCTCCAGTGTCAGTAATGTGACAGTCTAGTTTTGGTTCaagttttaacaaaaataaaactctagTTCCATGGTTAATTGCACTTTGTAATTTAGAGGAGCATTCTTCAGCATATACGTCCAACAACCCAGAGCAGCTTAAACTATGGGGTTCGAACTATGGTCACTCATGACAAACTCAAGGGGGTATAACCCCTGTAACGACCTGGCCTCCAGTTACTGTCTGGGAGATAGAGAGCTGCGATGCTGTCTTCCCTTCCAGGACTTACCTGGAACTTCACTCCTTTAAACTGTGGATTTTAATCATCTGCAGATACTTTTAATAACAACATACAAACAGGCCtgtgtataatatatgtatacagattCCTCTCTCatcttcctgagaaatcttttgAAGCATataaaaacaatctttaaaaaaaaatagcgtTTAACTCTACAAAGAATTTCTGTATAAAAAGAAATCTTAGGCACAAATGGCATGTCTTGGAGTGCTCCACGGTGAGCGGGCTGGTTCTTCTCTTAATTGTCTTCCACGAGCTGCTTTTGTAAgctgagaagaaagaggaagcatTAGGGGCAGGGAGGCAGAGACACAGCAGCATCGCCCAGGGCACCACAGCCAAACTGCTCTCCTGACACAAGGTCCGTCTTCCCTCGGGTCACTGCAGGGAGGCTCACCTCACCCCTACGTCCCTAAACCCAGTGCACCTCTCATCCCAGTGCACAGCGCCCAAGCCTCCCCTCTCTGTCCCAGAGGGTGAGAAGAGCTCTTTGGCCCGCACAgcttcccctgcgtgccttgtAAGGGTCTATAACTGTTTGTGACTTTCCCGATACACacagatccagcacagccagcaCTCGAGGTGGCGTCTAAGAGTCAGGCTGAGATGAGGCGCCCGCCTAGACAGTCTTGCCCTCTCCCTGCTCCCAGGAATCACACCCTCTGTTCTGATTTGCGAGGCTTACCTCTCCAGGTACTCCTTCACGTTGTTATAACCGTAAAACTTGGCCAGGTGAATGAGGATGCCTGTGGCACAGCGGCCGTCGCGCTTCCGGCAGTAACTGCAGTTGCAAATGCCCCGGCAGGGAGGGCACACCCAGTCCTGGGGGAGCAGAGCGGCCACGACGTCCCGTCAGCAACAGGCTGAGAAGGTGCCCTGACCAAGCGTGGCTCGCTGGGCCTCATCCCCAGCTAGCCCTTCACCCTGTGACATGGACTACTGTCTCCCTCCTGCCTGTTTCAGAAAGGTGGACCACTCCAGATCACATGCCTGGGACGTCAGCCCTGCTTTTCAGAGTACAGGCTTTCTCAGCTCACCTATGCGGAGCTGCAGTTCACGTTCAGCTGCAAGCTGGGCACAGTCTACTTCCCCCTGGTCCGGCAGCGCGGTGGTTATGAGCACAGACTCTGCTGCCAGGTGCCCAGGTTCAAGGGCACACACACTAACCAGCGTACTATGTATTATCTTATTTTACAGAGGGAACCAAGCTGTGGGGAGATGTCCTGTACCTACCTCACACGGTTAGAAGAGTAACATACGTAAACTGCACTCACATGCATCCTTAGAGCCGTGTGGGGCACAGGGCACCCTCCAGGGCAATACCCCTGCCCCCGGAAAATGAAACACACTCTTTCACTGTCCTGTGGGTCAGCCTGTTCTTTCTAGAAGGAAAgtctcttttgcatttctgccagtctcaagaggcaggaggagaggagagtggTAAGGGGGCTACAGGTCCCTGACCAAGGGCCCCAGCTCACTCCCTTCCCAGCATGACTCAGGACGAAGGTGCACACCGTCCCTACCGGGTCCAGCAGCGCCGACCTCACGTCCTCCCCGTAGCGATTCCGCAGGCACGGCCCGCAGAACTGCCCTCGCACGCCACCACAGTTCTGGTTCCGGCACACCGTCTTGGTGTCGATGGTCTTCTGCCGACACTGATGGCAAGTGTTACCCTGCGGGCGAAGGCAGCGAGTGGTGAGCACGGGGTTCAGCGGGGGTGCCCGGGGCCACATGCACGAAGCCGCCCTGCCTCTCCTCTAGAATCGGGCATGGCTATGTCTCTGGCCCAAACCCTGGCGCCCTCCAGTAGGCTGTGAGCTCTCAGCTCTGGGGCCAGAGAATCCTGAGGACAGCCCGAGTAGGGAGCCTGGGAGAAACGAAATGATCAGGGGGACAGAGACGGTGGGGCTGACTGAGTGATGACGGCGAACCCCCAGAGCATCACACGCTCCAGCCCTGCTCCCGGCAATCTGGTTCCATCCAGGGTAAGACCTCCTGGTTAAACAGTGATACTGTTTAAGACACTATCCCATTATCTAAAAATGATGCAAAATACTGCAAGCCATCCTCTCCATCaccatttaacaaacatttaaaacatcTCCTACCTACAGAAGGTATTCTGTCAAATTTCAGTTTCTATtggttatataaatatgtatgttgtACATATACTTCCAATATGTCAATATATTACTATATGGTAAATATATTAATGCAgtgtaaatatatttctattggttataaaagcattatttttttcaatgtttaaaGCATAAGAACTATCTATTTAAAACACAACAATGACAAATGTGATTTTCCAGACTATACCCCTGCTTGCTAACCCCTCAGAGAGACCTCTCTCCTGACGAGGATTACTGCACTAAGCCATCTCCCCTTGCCCAGTTATAGCTGCTCCAGTTCAGAGCCCACCTCTGAGCCCTGAGGAGACAGATGGCACAAGGGTCTAAGCCCAGACAGTTTACAAGCAGGCAGTTCAGATGCCAGTGCCTGGGAGTCCCCGTAAGAGTCACAGTGATGTGACTCAGCTGTTAGATTACTTTACCAGAACTTTATCATAGATTTTATCCCGAACAGTGATGGCCACGTTCTCCAAGTCCTCTTCAGTGATGTCCTCCACTGGCCGAAAAGAAGACACACAGCGACGTCGGCGGTGCCCCTGGCATTTCCCCTGCAGAAAGAGCCAAGATAGAACTGGACATTAGATGCTctgagtggttaaaaaaaaaatagaaataaagttttcAACTCCTCAGAGCTCTAGAACTATTAATATTAACTCGGTCCCTCTTTTATCTCCCTGAAATCATTCGTGCATTTAGTCATTCATTGAGCTCCTATCCTTAGTGTCAAGCTTCCTGATGGCAAGGTGACACAGAATGACCAATCAGAAATGCAGGGTCCCTGCCCAATGGATGCTCACCAGCTATAAACTCTGAGGACTGGGCAATGACCCACACTGAACAGCCACAAATAGGGTCCAGAGTTTCTTGTTTTTAACACAGAAAGGCTGGGAGTCATCCTGTACGTTCCCAAGAGCAAAACCCTGAAGCCACCTGGAGCCATTATCATCTCCACTGGAGATGAAcctggggtcctaaccactgagctGCTCAGTTTAGGCACAGGACAGCCTTAACGGCTTAGAGCTTAGACCAAGTGCAAGCTCAAACCCAGGGTCCTTACCCAAGTTTGGTCACAGGAGCACCCAGGGCATCCGGGAGCTTGGCCATCTCAGCTCCCGCAGACCTACTGGGTCGGCCCCTCGGCGCCCTCACCAAGCCCCAGAAGACTGTGATGAACACTCCCACATGAGGACCCCTGGCTTAGACAAAGAAGCACTGGCTCCTTATAGTCATAAATTACCCCACTCACTGTCTTCCTTCTTCTGAAACTGTAGAACTCTTCTGCGAACTTGGCGGCCGACACAGTGAAGTTTTCCAGGGCGAACTTCTCGGGGGGCCGCGCACTCCGGGCTGGGTTGGTCCGCCGTGTGACCTGTCCCTCTGAGAAGGCCCGCCTCGCGGTCTTCTTCCTCTGCAAGGAGAGCACAGACACAGGCATGCCACTGGCTGCTTTCCAGAATGAAAGCCGTCTggtcacagagagagagagtttagTGTGAGTCAGAGTGTGAGAGTgagtgacagtgtgtgtgtgtgtgagagagagagagagtgtgtgtgtgtgtgtgagagagagattaCTGCAGACAGTACATACAAGATGTTCCACTTACAGAAGCTGAGTTCGGGGTTCGAACCGGGAAGAAATCAGGCATCGAGTTCAATTCCGCCAATAACTGAGCAAGCTGAATTCAGAAAAAATAGAGTCTTGCATAAATATTACTAAGTCTACTTCATCTAACAGGTTATCACAAGTCTTGGAGTTTGTAGCCATGAAAAACCTGAGTAGTTTACATAAGATCTGAAGAGTCGTTATATTTTTAACCTCacatttaatgatttttatcTCCAGGGTGAGATGCTGAAATTATCAGAGGAATAAAATCTATGTCTGTTCCTTATATATAAGGACCAGACACAATGAAAACTCTCCTGGAAGGATCAAGGCCTGGAGCGTAAGGTGAGAATCAGGACTGAGCCGCTAATTCACAGTGTGGCCGTGGAACCTACAACTTTGCCCGCCCGAATCAAGTGTCTTCATGTTCAAAACAGAAAATGCCCAATTAGACCATTCTGACAGTTACTGAGAGCTCCAAAACACTGATTCTTCAAGCTGGTTAATGTCTCATCAAtggaaataatttatgaaaatattccTGAAAATACCAAAACAACAGGCATTAAGTGCCAATCAAACAGATTGTATGGGTGTCACTAACAAAATCATGAAGAACACagttctcattttaaagatgtggaGAGATACAATCCTAAAACTTTTCCTTAGCTAAAGACTACTATGTGTCTAGATAAACTTTACCCAAaagtaaaatgtatattaaaatttgtatttccttaagTAACTTATTAGACATATTCTAAGACTGCACACACAGCATCATTATATTATGCatttaaaagaagataaaaagcaTACCAAAATACTAAAAGTGTTtggtagaattattttttaaattctgtatatataaaaattatgaagCAAACTAGTTGCTGACCATATATAGAAAAACTGAATACACATGAAGATTTCACTTTGTTCCATGAATTTATAAAGTGATTCAGAACTCCCCAGGTGTTTTCATGCCTAGACCCCTTTCATTCCTCCCCTGATATCTCCAAAGTGCAACAGCTAGGCTGAAAGCTGCCTGCCTGACCTGCACAAGTAACTGTTCTGTGGGTTTCACGACACCCCTATTTACATGTTGCTCCCTTTTGCTGAAACAGGCCTTTTTGTCTCTAAACCACTGTACATTTGCAACATAATCTGATCAACCAACTGGTGTAAGTCTGGGCACCATGGAAGGTCCTGGGAGTCTCTTCCCAAACCACAGCTAATCAGGCAATGACCACTGCAAGTCCAGGATAAGAGGAAGGACCCACGAAACCCAGAGTAGGCTTCCTCACAGAAGCAGCGGCAGCTGCGGGGGCGCGGCTCCGGGAGCGCGGCGGCCAGGGTGCAGACTCACCATGGCCTTGTTCTCCTTGATGTTCATGGTCCTCTTCAGCAGAGCATCCGAGCTCTCCTGCCCCTCATCCCGGGAGCCGTCCTCAGACTCAGAGGCAGagtcctccctttccttctcctgcctGCAGCTCGTCTTCCTTCCAAGAATCGCTTTTTTATTGTCCTGTAAACGTGACCCAGGAAACAGGGGCTCTGCAGAACCGTTCTTATCAGCACTTTTTGCCAGTTTCTTGGTGGGGAACTGAAAGGCTACTCGAAGACCAATACTGCTTCTTCTAGGCCTGCTTCTTTGAGCTGTCGCCTTTTCTTCATCATCATCTTCCTCCCCACTCTCGAAAGATGCTTTACCGTCGTCACTCAAATCTGACTCCACAAGCTaatgaaaatgagagaaagaacaAAGTGTCTATGGCACACCTTCACAAAGACACACACTTAAAACCACTCTATTTTAGGAGAACAGTGGATActtgagagctgctgctgctgctgctaagtcacttcagttgtgtctgattctgtgcaaccccatagatggcagcccaccaggttcctctgtccctgggattctccaggcaagaatactggagtgggttgccatttccttctccaatgcatgcatgcatgctaagtcacttcactgtgtccgactctgtgtgaccccatggacagcagcccaccaggctcctctgtccctgggattctccaggcaagagtactggagtgggttgccattgccttctccacttgagTGCTTCCCCTTCCTATTGGTCACTCCCTCTGAACCCTTCAATTAAATGCATAAGTAGTCTGTTGAGGGACAAAATCAAATAGCAGACTACTTCACACTGTGGCCCAGACACACATGCTGGCTGTGTTCTCTTCAGAGCATCAGGCTGGAAGCAAAGTGCTGACCCAGCAAGTGGGCACATCTGGGAGCCCAGCAATGCGGCAACAGTCAAACAGGGTGTGCATGACCGAAGAGGTGTGTTCAGACAGAATAAGAGTgctaagtgaaaaacaaaatatcattCTGCCCTAAATAGCTGCAAGAGGAttcatgaaaaagagaaagagaggagagctGACTTCATTTCAGTGAAGTGACCAATCGGGCAGCAGGGGAATCTTGTCCCCAGGACACGCTGGGTCCTCTCTCTAGGGCAGCCCCTCCCCTTTCTGTAACCCGCAGAGCCAGGGGGTGCAATCAGGCAGACAGCCCTGCAGGCCAGGCAGCTGCAGGCATCCGCCCAGTCAGCTTAAGAAATTCGCAGTCTCGATTTCAATCTCCACTCAGTGTAGGTCCCCAGTATGAAAACATAACTTGGTTTTACACGGGAAACACAGTAAGAATGGAAAGCAAGGTGACATCTCAGACGCAAAAGACTCAACGATAGCAGATGGGTTTCAATATTAAGACCCAGGTCCTGGCCTGAACACCCTTCCTTGACCACAGGCTGGACAGTGTAGCTTGGGGAACCTCTGTCAGGGGTTCCTGTAGTGAGCAGAACTTGAGACCAGCACCAGGAGGCCCGGGATTCAGTTCATGACTCTGCTTGTTCCTCAGTGACCAACCCCACTCCACATTCCAGCTGGACTCAAGTTAAAAAATAAGGCCACAGGCGCGGGAAAAAGAGATGACATCCAGACCGTGGTGTATGTGTCGATGCACAAGAAGCCAGGCGGACTCGAGATTACGCTGGTCTGTTTTAATATCCT
Protein-coding regions in this window:
- the CDCA7L gene encoding cell division cycle-associated 7-like protein isoform X9 is translated as MALATRSQIPKEVADIFNAPSDDEEFIGFRDDVPMETLSSEESCDSFDSLESGKQLVESDLSDDGKASFESGEEDDDEEKATAQRSRPRRSSIGLRVAFQFPTKKLAKSADKNGSAEPLFPGSRLQDNKKAILGRKTSCRQEKEREDSASESEDGSRDEGQESSDALLKRTMNIKENKAMLAQLLAELNSMPDFFPVRTPNSASRKKTARRAFSEGQVTRRTNPARSARPPEKFALENFTVSAAKFAEEFYSFRRRKTGKCQGHRRRRCVSSFRPVEDITEEDLENVAITVRDKIYDKVLGNTCHQCRQKTIDTKTVCRNQNCGGVRGQFCGPCLRNRYGEDVRSALLDPDWVCPPCRGICNCSYCRKRDGRCATGILIHLAKFYGYNNVKEYLESLQKQLVEDN
- the CDCA7L gene encoding cell division cycle-associated 7-like protein isoform X7, translating into METLSSEESCDSFDSLESGKQDVRFHSKYFTEELRRIFIEDTDSEMEDFEGFTQTDLNVNSNPELVESDLSDDGKASFESGEEDDDEEKATAQRSRPRRSSIGLRVAFQFPTKKLAKSADKNGSAEPLFPGSRLQDNKKAILGRKTSCRQEKEREDSASESEDGSRDEGQESSDALLKRTMNIKENKAMLAQLLAELNSMPDFFPVRTPNSASRKKTARRAFSEGQVTRRTNPARSARPPEKFALENFTVSAAKFAEEFYSFRRRKTGKCQGHRRRRCVSSFRPVEDITEEDLENVAITVRDKIYDKVLGNTCHQCRQKTIDTKTVCRNQNCGGVRGQFCGPCLRNRYGEDVRSALLDPDWVCPPCRGICNCSYCRKRDGRCATGILIHLAKFYGYNNVKEYLESLQKQLVEDN
- the CDCA7L gene encoding cell division cycle-associated 7-like protein isoform X11 — protein: MEDFEGFTQTDLNVNSNPELVESDLSDDGKASFESGEEDDDEEKATAQRSRPRRSSIGLRVAFQFPTKKLAKSADKNGSAEPLFPGSRLQDNKKAILGRKTSCRQEKEREDSASESEDGSRDEGQESSDALLKRTMNIKENKAMLAQLLAELNSMPDFFPVRTPNSASRKKTARRAFSEGQVTRRTNPARSARPPEKFALENFTVSAAKFAEEFYSFRRRKTGKCQGHRRRRCVSSFRPVEDITEEDLENVAITVRDKIYDKVLGNTCHQCRQKTIDTKTVCRNQNCGGVRGQFCGPCLRNRYGEDVRSALLDPDWVCPPCRGICNCSYCRKRDGRCATGILIHLAKFYGYNNVKEYLESLQKQLVEDN
- the CDCA7L gene encoding cell division cycle-associated 7-like protein isoform X10, yielding MEDFEGFTQTDLNVNSNPELVESDLSDDGKASFESGEEDDDEEKATAQRSRPRRSSIGLRVAFQFPTKKLAKSADKNGSAEPLFPGSRLQDNKKAILGRKTSCRQEKEREDSASESEDGSRDEGQESSDALLKRTMNIKENKAMLAQLLAELNSMPDFFPVRTPNSASRKKTARRAFSEGQVTRRTNPARSARPPEKFALENFTVSAAKFAEEFYSFRRRKTVSGGKCQGHRRRRCVSSFRPVEDITEEDLENVAITVRDKIYDKVLGNTCHQCRQKTIDTKTVCRNQNCGGVRGQFCGPCLRNRYGEDVRSALLDPDWVCPPCRGICNCSYCRKRDGRCATGILIHLAKFYGYNNVKEYLESLQKQLVEDN
- the CDCA7L gene encoding cell division cycle-associated 7-like protein isoform X5, which gives rise to METLSSEESCDSFDSLESGKQQDVRFHSKYFTEELRRIFIEDTDSEMEDFEGFTQTDLNVNSNPELVESDLSDDGKASFESGEEDDDEEKATAQRSRPRRSSIGLRVAFQFPTKKLAKSADKNGSAEPLFPGSRLQDNKKAILGRKTSCRQEKEREDSASESEDGSRDEGQESSDALLKRTMNIKENKAMLAQLLAELNSMPDFFPVRTPNSASRKKTARRAFSEGQVTRRTNPARSARPPEKFALENFTVSAAKFAEEFYSFRRRKTVSGGKCQGHRRRRCVSSFRPVEDITEEDLENVAITVRDKIYDKVLGNTCHQCRQKTIDTKTVCRNQNCGGVRGQFCGPCLRNRYGEDVRSALLDPDWVCPPCRGICNCSYCRKRDGRCATGILIHLAKFYGYNNVKEYLESLQKQLVEDN
- the CDCA7L gene encoding cell division cycle-associated 7-like protein isoform X1; its protein translation is MALATRSQIPKEVADIFNAPSDDEEFIGFRDDVPMETLSSEESCDSFDSLESGKQQDVRFHSKYFTEELRRIFIEDTDSEMEDFEGFTQTDLNVNSNPELVESDLSDDGKASFESGEEDDDEEKATAQRSRPRRSSIGLRVAFQFPTKKLAKSADKNGSAEPLFPGSRLQDNKKAILGRKTSCRQEKEREDSASESEDGSRDEGQESSDALLKRTMNIKENKAMLAQLLAELNSMPDFFPVRTPNSASRKKTARRAFSEGQVTRRTNPARSARPPEKFALENFTVSAAKFAEEFYSFRRRKTVSGGKCQGHRRRRCVSSFRPVEDITEEDLENVAITVRDKIYDKVLGNTCHQCRQKTIDTKTVCRNQNCGGVRGQFCGPCLRNRYGEDVRSALLDPDWVCPPCRGICNCSYCRKRDGRCATGILIHLAKFYGYNNVKEYLESLQKQLVEDN